From the genome of Amia ocellicauda isolate fAmiCal2 chromosome 14, fAmiCal2.hap1, whole genome shotgun sequence, one region includes:
- the rab11al gene encoding RAB11a, member RAS oncogene family, like: MTNREDEYDYLFKVVLIGDSGVGKSNLLSRFTRNEFNLESKSTIGVEFATRSISVEGKTIKAQIWDTAGQERYRAITSAYYRGAVGALLVYDIAKHLTYENAERWLKELQDHADSNIVIMLVGNKSDLRHLRAVPTDEARAFAEKHGLSFLETSALDSSNVELAFQTILTEIYRIVSQRQMSGRSDSDFSPNSNVVPITVQPTQHAPKQSCCQNN, from the exons TGGTGCTGATCGGGGACTCCGGGGTGGGCAAGAGCAACCTGCTGTCCCGCTTCACCCGCAACGAGTTCAACCTGGAGAGCAAGAGCACCATCGGGGTGGAGTTCGCCACACGCAGCATCAGCGTGGAGGGCAAGACCATCAAGGCCCAGATCTGGGACACGGCCGGCCAGGAGCGCTACCGAGCCATCACCTCCGC GTACTACCGAGGGGCAGTGGGCGCCCTGCTGGTGTACGACATCGCCAAGCACCTGACGTATGAAAATGCCGAGCGCTGGCTGAAGGAGCTGCAGGACCACGCCGACAGCAACATAGTCATCATGCTGGTGGGCAACAAGAGCGACCTGCGCCACCTGCGCGCCGTGCCCACTGACGAGGCGCGGGCCTTCGCTG agaaacacgggctctccttccTGGAAACCTCGGCCCTGGACTCATCCAATGTAGAGCTGGCCTTTCAGACCATCCTCACAG AGATCTACCGCATCGTGTCCCAGCGCCAGATGTCCGGCCGCAGCGACTCAGACTTCTCACCCAACTCCAACGTGGTGCCCATCACCGTGCAGCCCACGCAGCACGCGCCCAAACAGAGCTGCTGCCAGAACAACTGA